The region CCGCTGGTAGCCTATATATTCTGGCAACTGGCGACGCTTGGCAGTATTGATTCCCAGACCTTCACCGGGCTGCTGGCCAGCCAGGCCGGGCTTAATGGTCTGTTGCAGGCATTACGCGAAGTGGTGGCATCACCACACGTTGAGTTAGCGGTACATCTGTTTGCCGACCTGGCGCTTGCAACCTCTTTCCTTGGTGTATCGCTCGGTCTCTTTGATTACCTTGCCGATTTGTTCCAGCGCCGCAACAATGTCGCAGGACGTTTACAGACAGGCGCTATCACGTTTCTGCCACCGCTGGCGTTTGCGCTGTTTTACCCGCGTGGCTTTGTAATGGCGTTGGGCTATGCCGGCGTTGCTCTTTCCGTGCTGGCGCTGTTGTTGCCTTCAATGCTGGCATGGCAAAGCCGTAAGCATCATTCGCAAAGCGGTTATCGCGTACTCGGCGGCAAACCGGCGCTGTGTCTGATTTTTGCCTGCGGTGTCGCGATTATTGTTATTCAGTTCTCTATCGTCGCCGGGTTGCTCCCGGAAGTGGGTTAATCACCGCCATCAGGTGTGAGTGCTGGCATGTTCAATGCACATACTCACACCGCTCTTCCCTTCGTTAAGGGGTCAGCATTTTGTTCACTATCTACAACGTTCCAGGCAGATGATTGCCAGCGCACTAGCACAGGTAAGCTTATACGCGTCAGCAAATGCATGAGTTATGACACCGCTATGCAGGGAACCAGGGAACGTGAAATGAAAGAAGGAAATTTCAGGACATTAAAACGAATAACCAATGGTGAGATCCAAGCGCACGATTTCAATAGGTTCGGTGATTTATAGGGCAGTAGTGCCCTCTTGATACGGCGAAAGCGAAATACAGGCATAAAAAAACCGCCTTTAAGGGCGGTTTCACGACACTGCTTATCATTGATTTTATTCTTGTTTTCCCATGGTACCCGGAGCGGGACTTGAACCCGCACAGCGCGAACGCCGAGGGATTTTAAATCCCTTGTGTCTACCGATTCCACCATCCGGGCTCGGGAAGGAAATTGGAGGCGCGTTCCGGAGTCGAACCGGACTAGACGGATTTGCAATCCGCTACATAACCGCTTTGCTAACGCGCCTGAATACTACAGGTTTTGCAACCCACACCCGCTAATATAGCCGATGCGTTAAACTGGAGCGGGAAACGAGACTCGAACTCGCGACCCCGACCTTGGCAAGGTCGTGCTCTACCAACTGAGCTATTCCCGCATTATCAAGATTTCTTGTAATCTCTTGATTTTACAATCATCTGGCGAGCTGCGCTGCCTTCCGATGCGTTGCATTCTACTTACCTGACGCACTGAGTCAACGATATTTTTCAAAACCCGGATCGTTTGCTGAAAATTGCGACGAAACGATCACGGTTCAAGCAGATCGCCACGCGCAGCATTGAGGTATTGCAGCATTGACCACAGCGTTAATACTGCGGCAACGAAAAACAGCGCAATGCCGGCATATTCAACCCAGATATTCGGACGCCAGAGGAGCCATACAAGCGCGACCATCTGCGACGTGGTTTTGACTTTACCAATCCACGAAACGGCCACACGGCTGCGCTTACCCATTTCCGCCATCCATTCACGCAACGCAGAGATAATGATCTCCCGCGCGATCATCGTTGCCGCCGGCAGCGTCACCCACCAGCTGTGGTAGTGTTCTGCGACCAGCACCATCGCAATCGCAACCAGCACTTTGTCAGCAACAGGATCGAGGAAGGCACCAAAACGGGTACTTTGATTCCAGCGACGCGCCAGAAAACCGTCAAACCAGTCGGTTACCGCAGCACAACAGAAAATCAGCGCACAAACAAATGGCGCCCACGGAAAGGGAAGATAAAACGCCAGCACGAAAAACGGGATCAGGATGACGCGAAATAGGGTAAGCAACGTAGGGATATTAAATCGCATAGTGGCGTTAACTGTCTGTTGTCCGTAAATATTCGCTCTATGGTGCTACAGAGCCCTTAATGTTTCAACGAGTAGTAGATCTTTTCTGCCAGTCCTTGCGAGATCCCCGGCACTTTTGAGATTTCATCAATACTTGCATTGAGTAGACCTTGTAAACCGCCCATATATTTTAACAACATCTGACGTCGCTTCGGCCCGACACCTTCAATGGTCTCCAGTGAACTGGTGTTTTTCACTTTCGCGCGTTTTTTCCGGTGTCCACTGATGGCGTGATCGTGTGACTCATCGCGAATATGCTGGATAACGTGCAGTGCTGGTGAATCCGGCGGCAGGCTAAAGCCCTCACCTTCCGGCTCAAAGAACAACGTTTCCAGACCGGCTTTGCGATCGGCCCCTTTCGCTACGCCCAACAGCAACGGTTTATTTTTATCCCACGCCACATCCAGTTCGGCAAAAACGGCTTTCGCCTGCCCTAACTGCCCTTTGCCACCATCGATAAGGATCACATCGGGAATTTTGCTCTCTTCGATCGCTTTACCGTAGCGGCGACGCAGCACCTGATTCATCG is a window of Enterobacter sp. R4-368 DNA encoding:
- the pgsA gene encoding CDP-diacylglycerol--glycerol-3-phosphate 3-phosphatidyltransferase, with product MRFNIPTLLTLFRVILIPFFVLAFYLPFPWAPFVCALIFCCAAVTDWFDGFLARRWNQSTRFGAFLDPVADKVLVAIAMVLVAEHYHSWWVTLPAATMIAREIIISALREWMAEMGKRSRVAVSWIGKVKTTSQMVALVWLLWRPNIWVEYAGIALFFVAAVLTLWSMLQYLNAARGDLLEP